AACAATCCTCGTCATCATTGCTTCTGTCTCCGGGGGCAGAGGAGAACACAAAACTGGGTTTTAATAGAAAAGTGTAGAAGGTTATAGAAAAGCCTATGCTCATCCATCGCCATCTGAATAGAAAATCTTGGAAAAGCCTGTGCCGTTGCTTCCTCTCAGCATCAGTGACTGAGATGCGACGTTAGGAGCTGGAGGCGATAGTAAAAAGGCGAACAACGGAAATAGCCGGGTAGAGATTCCGGCGTTGGAGACAACAGGAATGCCACCGTCAGAGGAAGTTGTGTAGCTGAGGATGGCGGTGTTGGAGGCGTCAGTAACATTGACGGTCACCGACAGAAACCATATATGAAACAGAGAAGATGTCACTGGTCAGGCATTGGATGAACTCGACGGAAGGAGATTGAAACCGCTCTTCagtaatatgaaaaattgattaGTGTTCGTGAATTGAATTCACGTGATCACAGCATACTAATCTTCATCAATTTGCATATGTAATGAATCatcatctttctttctttttgtaattactAAAGCCTGTCTTTTTCGTGCAATTATTTATGCAGGAAATAACCATTATGCATTACGAGTAATCTTCATTGTTGCCCTTGTTATTGTGTCGATAATTCTCTTATGTGGTGTCTGCTATTTCATATTCAAAAGATCAAGGAGGAAATACAACACTCTTCTAAGGGAAAATTGTAAGTAATCTGAAAAAGAAAGCCTGTTCCTTTCCAATTTCTTTAAAAGGCTAAAATTACTGATTTCAGCTCTTGGATGTTCCTCTAGTTGGAGAAGAAAGTTCCACTTTGGAATCGTTACATTTTGATTTGGCCACAATAGAAGTTGCCACAAAGAAGTTTTCACATGAAAACAGGATAGGTGAAGGTGGATTTGGAGATGTTTACAAGGTGATaaagtgttattaaaaatatacgCATGTTTATTTCTATTTGTTTCCTGTAGTTAACCTGCATTTTTTGTGCTCTTAGGGTATCCTTCCAGATGGACGAGAAATAGCAGTTAAAAAACTTTCACATAGTTCAGGCCAAGGTGCAGCTGAATTTAAGAATGAGATTTTGTTAATAGCAAAACTTCAACACAAAAATTTAGTGACATTGTTAGGATTTTGTTTGGAAGCTGAAGAAAAGATGcttatttatgaatttgtgCCTAATAAAAGCCTAGACTACTTTCTATTTGGTAAGTTTATCTCACTACTACTTATTGCTGAGCTATGAAATACTTCTGCTGGTAGAAAAATACtcccttatattttttttttcttactttagaTTGTATATTTCATTTACAGATCCATACAAAAGTAGTCAAATGAATTGGTCGGAAcgatataaaattattcaagGAATTACACAaggaattttatatttacatgaaCATTCACGATTGAAAGTTATACATCGTGATCTCAAACCTAGCAATATATTATTGGATGTGGACATGAATGTAAAGATATCAGATTTTGGAATGGCAAGAATTGTTGGTGTAGATCAATATCAAAGaaacacaaatagaatagtgGGAACATAGTAAgtatttttaagtataatttttcaTCATATCTATCAAggacatttttaatatattgaaaaatacttGTTTTCTAACATTGATGTTTGTTACTTGTTACAGTGGATATATGTCACCAGAATATGCAATGTATGGACAATTTTCAGAAAAATCAGATGTTTTCAGTTTTGGagttataataatagaaatagtTAGTGCAAAAAAGAATGCCAGACATGTTTTTTCAGATGATGATGACCTTTTGAGCTATGTATGTATTTATttgtatgaaattattttacattaattgatGCTAATCCGGCATAAAGAATGCAAAGATCCAATTAATGTTTGatttatgaatttgtttcaGGCTTGGGATCAATGGAGGGATCGGACACCATTAAACATCTTAGACAAAAATATTAAGGAATCTTGCAATCAGAGTGAAGTCATAAAATGCATCCAAATAGGTTTATTATGTGTGCAAGAGAAGCCACATGACAGACCTACAATGGCACAGGTTGTTTCATATCTCGGTAGCCCTTTATCCGAGTTGCCATTTCCTGAAAAACCCATAAATTCTAATCAAAGTGGACTAGTTCAAAGGATGGTGGTAGGAGGATCCAGTTCAGGTTCTACAAAATCGATAAATGAAATGTCTGTGAGCATATTTATCCCTCGGTAGTATATATGTATAGTCTtgtgtataaataaattatatatcctAGCTTGTTAAAATCTCCATTAATTTGTTATCCTGTTTATCTTGAACTTAAGATTTCACACTATATGATAGATAACTTGCCATCGTTTAAATTAAATAGACGTTTCatttgatagaaaaatataatcacTCATGAGAACTATTGATGGTTGCTATAGAAGATGCGCGTTGATAAAAATGTCGATCTCCTTAAGAAGGATATGCTTAGTTTGAAAATATGTTAcgtcattatatttttatcataaatatttaccAGGTTAAAAATGaagtatttgaattatttgCTATACATTTTGTACAAAATAGCAAGGGGTCTAAAACATAGAGGCtcacaaaagaaaacatgtaaaaaagGGCGTAAAGTTAAATATTCCTTTTAGAGTTTTTCTTCCTgtatttcctctttttctttctgcacctaattcttttaatattttctgaATTGAATgtctgagaaatatttttaaattcataaaatactaattaaaatacttaatttgaaaaatataaaaataatatattatagattaaatgtttattaagatatttttagatttgGAATTACTTATGAAacatttaatctaaaaaaatatattttgaattggaaaaagtttttcttcatttaaaaattattttttatttcaaataagtgTTTTGGAATGTATTTTCAGAAAATAACTTTCTGAAATATAAAACTAAGAATAGTGGCCGGCAggaaagtgaataaaaaaaaacaaagaatcggtaacttttttttttaactgattCAATTAAATAGAAACTGTTCATAATTCTAGTTTTTAAAGtcattctctgtttttttttttttatatatatatatatatatatatatatatatatatatatatatataaaattttatccaATATCTTAGACGGGTacgaatatttttttctctttaaccaaatgattcaaaaatataattttacactAACTCTGAATAAAAAGTGATAATTGAATAATATTGTGTTTAATTCAACTCCTTTCCCGAAATCGCAATTTACTTCGTGGACAAATTGCTAATTGCGTGTGCTTTAAGGCTAGCTGCTGTTATAGTGcaagaaaaagttaattatttaattataagattAGTTGAAAGATTAGttactttcaattttatattactcaGTCATGATTTCAAGTAATCAATGTTTGTGATTTTCGtacttatttttctcatttttttttttaaattttctctttgGTCCCTACCATCATTCATTGTTTATCCTCTCTAAAATTTCAACCCTTTCGGCAAGTCACACCTCACTTTTAGGACAAATTGCTGTTGggaaacttagaaaaaaaaaaaatatctatgagATTGCCCGAAGAAAATTCGAGAAC
This genomic interval from Vigna radiata var. radiata cultivar VC1973A chromosome 8, Vradiata_ver6, whole genome shotgun sequence contains the following:
- the LOC106770670 gene encoding cysteine-rich receptor-like protein kinase 10 translates to MFLSNSINHVTFLLFLSLFVIEPFCSSAAPVYNYCPTNASYNSTATFETNLKFLLESLVSNISQSDGSYSSAMGLGTTSVASGYFLCRGDVSLATCNDCITTSVTEITQLCPNKTESIIWYDECTLRFTNTYFDPASTEPGASLWNGENISASDLGSFNRTLFGLLDDLVEETANSNSARKFATGDIEFAGSSAQRRVYALTECEPSLTSSGCEECLQNAISTLPSCCEGKEGARALLAWCNVRYELFQFYNTNATSPPSSGNNHYALRVIFIVALVIVSIILLCGVCYFIFKRSRRKYNTLLRENFGEESSTLESLHFDLATIEVATKKFSHENRIGEGGFGDVYKGILPDGREIAVKKLSHSSGQGAAEFKNEILLIAKLQHKNLVTLLGFCLEAEEKMLIYEFVPNKSLDYFLFDPYKSSQMNWSERYKIIQGITQGILYLHEHSRLKVIHRDLKPSNILLDVDMNVKISDFGMARIVGVDQYQRNTNRIVGTYGYMSPEYAMYGQFSEKSDVFSFGVIIIEIVSAKKNARHVFSDDDDLLSYAWDQWRDRTPLNILDKNIKESCNQSEVIKCIQIGLLCVQEKPHDRPTMAQVVSYLGSPLSELPFPEKPINSNQSGLVQRMVVGGSSSGSTKSINEMSVSIFIPR